The genomic interval CAGTGAGGGTCTCGATGCGTTGTTTGGTCGCGCGGCCCGCGTCGGTGAAGTGGCCGTCGATGTCGACGAGTCCGCGTTCGCGCAGGCCGCCCATGACCGCGGCCAGGCGCTCTTTCGGCAGGTGATGGATGCGTCCGAACGACTCCGGGGGGTGGATGCCCTGCTCCAGAGCGGAGAGCACGTGGGCCTCGGTACCGCCGATGCGCGCGCCGACGAGAGCGGCGATGTGCCCGTCGCCGCGGTGCTCGCGCAGCATGGTCGCGGAATGCCACAGCCGGGCGACGGGGTCGCTGGGGACCTCAAGGGTGCGCATGCCGGCGTACATCACCCGGCCTTCGGTAGGGGCGCTCGTCGCGGCCTTGGTGGTCAGGTCCGCGGCGCGCACGAAACCCGGGGACCCGGCCAGCTCCTCGCCGAGGATGCGCCGTAGGGAGGCCGCGCTGCCCCGCTCCCGCGCGGCGACGGAGGCCTCGGGCGAGATCGTCTCCCAGGCGCTGGGGATGTGCCGTGCGGCTTCCCCGTCGGCGAAGTTGTAGAAGGCTGCGTGCACGACTTGGGCCGGCACCCGCCCCAGGGGTGCGGCGCGGCTGGCGAAGTAGCCGTCCCAATAGGTGCGGTGGCCGAGTGCGGCCAGTTCTTCGTTGCACTCGTCCGCGAGGAACGTGACCAGGCAGATCGGCTCCAGGAGCTCGAACATGCGACGTGCGATGTGAGTCATCGGATGCAAGCGCGTCTCGCCCATTGGGTTCTCCCTACGTCAGGTGTGCCGGCTTGGACCGTCCGGGACACCAGAACTCATCGGCGACCGAAGCGGAGCAGTGCAGAAGGGTTGGCGTCTGCGCGGCTGTGTATGCGAGAGCGGGCTCGGGTCCAGCCTGGTGACAGCAAGACTGCCGAACGTGCGCCTGTGACAAGTCCGAGTGGCTGTTGTCGTTCCGAGCTTGAGGAGTGTTCGTCGAACGGGAGTCTCGATCAGGTGATCGCCGCTGGCCGCGGGCGCCGCCGCCACCGGGTCCCGACCTCCCCTCGCCGGACGGCGAGGTGTCCGGCCAGGCACCGCAAGGTGACTGGACAGGTCGATCGACGACGGGTGGACAAGCACGCGAAGCTCCTGGTGACTGCGGGCGATCTTGGTCGAGAACCCGTCCACCAGGAGCCCCGCTGTTCTGCAGAGCTGTCCAACACGCGACCAGCACCGTCAGGTCGGAAAGGCTCGCTGTCCGCAGAACTGGTGCGTACCGCGATGGCGCAGGTTCCGAGCTCCCGCGGCATGCCGGGCGTCCGTAGCCACTGGGCCGGGTTGCAGCCGGCCCAGGGCGCCAAGAGACATGAGTTTGGCTTTGGCATATTCGTGCCCTTGCTCCTGTTTTCTTACCTTTTGGACAGAGCGGTCGGAAGCGCGCAGGTTCCAGATATCCGGCAGTCGTGGTGCTGGGAACTCGTCTACGGCCCGACGGTCGGCGGCGATGCACGGGCAGGTTCAACGCCCGTCGTACGGCTGCCCGTCGATGCTCGTCGTCTTTTCTCGACGCGACGGAACAGCGGGCGGAGGGGGGTTCATCTTGGTGTGGTCCGGGCGCGGAGGTGTGCGCGTTCTCCTTGGTGGCCGAGGAGGCTGAGGATTTCGACGGGGTGGTCGTCGGCGTTGCCGAACCAGTGGGGGGTGCGGGTGTCGAATTCGGCGGCTTCGCCGGGGCCCATGATGAGGTCGTTGTCGCCCAGGACCAGGCGCAGGCGGCCGTCGAGGACGTAGATCCATTCGTAGCCCTCGTGGCTGGCCTGCTCGGGCTCGGGCGAGCGCAGCTTCGGCGAGATGATCAATTTGTAGGCTTGCAGGCTGCCTGCCCGTCGGGTGAGCGGGAGCATGGTCATGCCGTGGCGAGTGATGGGCTGGAGGTGCAGCCGGGGGTCGCCCGTCTGG from Streptomyces sp. B3I8 carries:
- a CDS encoding MarR family transcriptional regulator, giving the protein MFELLEPICLVTFLADECNEELAALGHRTYWDGYFASRAAPLGRVPAQVVHAAFYNFADGEAARHIPSAWETISPEASVAARERGSAASLRRILGEELAGSPGFVRAADLTTKAATSAPTEGRVMYAGMRTLEVPSDPVARLWHSATMLREHRGDGHIAALVGARIGGTEAHVLSALEQGIHPPESFGRIHHLPKERLAAVMGGLRERGLVDIDGHFTDAGRATKQRIETLTDELAIPPYDALSPAELDELITDLEPITATLVATGSQ
- a CDS encoding helix-turn-helix domain-containing protein — translated: MDEETQSTMAAVGPRLKGLRTQRSLSLTALAEATGISLSTLSRLESGQRRPTLELLLPLARELRVDIGQLIGAPQTGDPRLHLQPITRHGMTMLPLTRRAGSLQAYKLIISPKLRSPEPEQASHEGYEWIYVLDGRLRLVLGDNDLIMGPGEAAEFDTRTPHWFGNADDHPVEILSLLGHQGERAHLRARTTPR